From the Oxalobacter vibrioformis genome, the window GACCAGGCTGGTTTTCCCGGCATCAGGACGGTGTTCGGTAATGATGACGGCAGGATGGGCATCGCGAAACTGCTGGATGACCCCGGGAACCAGTGTTGCCAGATCGGTTACCGCCGTTTCTCCGGATGGCGCAACCATGTCATGGATAATCTGTTCAAGACGGGTGATCTCTTCTTTTAAAACCGTTGTGGCATTTTGCTGGGAGCCCTGCTTTTCCAGTTTCTGGTTCAGCACATGCAGATAGTTTCTGACAATGGCAACCGGGCTGTCCGCTTCTCTGGATGAGGCCCGTGAGAGATGCCGGTATTTTTCCTCCACCAGCATGACTTCCTGCTGAATGTGCTTTTTCGTTTCCTGCAGGCGATGCCAGGCAAGAATGAATTGTTCCACAAAGTTTTTGATCAGCCACTTCTGCTGTTTGAGTGTATCCAGTTGTTCGTGGCTCAGGCTGCCGAAAAGCACGCCGAGTGAGCGGCTGGCATCCGAAACGGGAATCATGACCCAATGGGTATCGCCGATCAAAAGGGCCAGATTTTTTTCAGCGGCCATGGTCAGTTCATCAATCGATGAGATAAAGGCAGGTTGGCGGTTGGTTGCTGTTTCGCGCAGGACGCTGCTGTCGTGTGCCGGCACGCTGATGCCCAGCAGTTTATGTGACGGGGTATCCGTTGCCACGCAGGAATATTTGTCTTCAGCCGGGCTGTGCCAGAAGAGCAGGGCATGGTTCAGCTTGAGGATATTGCAGGCTGCGAGAATAGCGGCATTTTGCAGATGTGTCTGCGATGTCTGCCGGATGAAGAAACGGCCGAATTCTGCGGAATTCAACAGGCTCAGGATTTCCTGGTTCATGTCTGCCTGATCTGCCAGCGGGGGCAGGCTTGCCGGCTCTTCCGGAACCGGTTCAATGTCGGAAATATCAATGCCAAGATAGTCAGCGGATTTCTGGACGTGTTCGCGGACATTACTCATGATTTCCAGTGCGGTGGACAATTCCAGCCCATAGCGTGCTGCCAGCGCTTCAATCATGGGGTTTTCTTCATCACAATAGGCGAGCTGGTTTGCCAGATGAACAACACGTACCAGGGTGGGCGCATCGGTGATCCGGTCAAAGGGCTCATGATGAAGCTCAATACTTTCTGCAATGGCGGGATCCAGCTTCCAGTAACGAACCAGCCAGGCGCCAGCCATGGCGTGAGTCAGCCCGAGTGAGTGCGATTCCTGGATGCACAGGGCTTCGTCATCCCGCCGGTAAAAAAGCGAGGCATATTTTTCCGGGGCGACTGTCATGAGCGCCAGCCGGCCGATATCATGCATAAGGCCTGCCAGATAGGCATTGTCATCATGGTCGTATCCCATGTGTTTCGCTGCATTGTAGGCAATCATGGCGGTTGTCAGCGAATGATGCCAGAAGGCGCGAAGATCGAGACGGACATTACGGGAAAGGCCGCGGAAATTCTGGAAAATGGATTCGTTGATGACGAGCATGCGAACCATGTCGGTGCCCATGGCGATCAGGCCGGTTTCCAGCCTGACATGGGGGCCGGTATGAATGTAAGCTGAGCTGTTGGCTACACTCAGTATTTTTTGCGCCATGGTGGGCTCCTGCCAGATCAGTTTGGCAAGTTCGGTAATACTGGCGCGGTCATCCTGACACAGGGAAAGCAGCTTGACCAGGACCTGCGAGATAGTGGGCAGGCGGGTTGCTGACAGTTTATTCAGAATATGATGCTCGATTACGGACATATGCTTTTAAAAGCGGCAGGCCAAGGCCTGATTAATGGTTTTTCCGGTTTGCCAGTTTTACGTATCCGGTAAGGATAACGTATTTTTTTGCCAAGTGTTGCGTTTCAGCAACAAAGAATTTTATGATTGTTTTCAGGAACGGTATTTCCATTCCTGAAAATATCATCACGGCCGGCTAAAGCTTAGCCGGCCGTGAGTGTGCCAAAAAGTGGTAATTCAGGCAATATTATCCGCCGCGCCGCATCATGTCAAAGAAGTCTGCGTTGGTTTTAGTGGAACGCATTTTGTCGAGAATGAACTCCATCGCCTCGATTTCATCCATATCGTAGAGCAGCTTTCTTAAAATCCAGATCTTCTGGAGGATTTCCGGCTTGATGAGCAACTCTTCGCGGCGGGTACCGGATTTGTTGAGATTGATGGAAGGGTAGACGCGTTTTTCAGCCAGCCGCCTTTCCAGGTGAACCTCCATATTGCCGGTGCCCTTGAATTCTTCATAAATCACATCGTCCATGCGGCTGCCGGTTTCAACAAGTGCCGTGGCGATGATGGTCAGTGAGCCGCCTTCTTCAATATTGCGTGCCGCGCCAAAGAAACGTTTGGGACGCTGCAGGGCGTTGGCATCCACACCACCGGTCAGTACCTTGCCTGATGCCGGCGCAACCGTATTGTATGCACGGGCTAAACGGGTGATGGAGTCTAAAAGGATCACCACATCTTTTTTCATCTCAACCAACCGCTTGGCTTTTTCAAGCACCATTTCCGCTACCTGGACATGGCGGGTTGCCGGTTCGTCAAAGGTGGATGCGACCACTTCGCCGCGAACCGAACGCTGCATTTCTGTCACTTCTTCCGGGCGCTCATCAATCAGGAGAACAAAGAGGATGACTTCGGGGTGGTTATCCGTGATGGCATGCGCCAGGTGCTGCAGCATGACGGTTTTCCCCGATTTGGGAGAAGCCACCAGCAGGCCGCGCTGGCCTTTGCCGATCGGTGCAATCATGTCGATGATCCGGCCGGTGATATTTTCATTGGCATGCATCTCTCTTTCGAGATGAAGCGGTTCATCCGGGTGCAGCGGTGTCAGGTTTTCAAAGAGAATCTTGTTTTTGGAGGCTTCCGGCGGCGCGCCATTGACCTTGTCCACTTTCACCAGGGCAAAGTAGCGTTCCCCATCTTTTGGGGTTCTGACTTCGCCTTCGATAGAGTCCCCGGTATGAAGATTAAAGCGGCGGATCTGGGAAGGAGAGATATAAATATCGTCGGTGGAAGCCATGTAACTGGCGTCAGGGGAACGGAGAAAGCCGAAGCCGTCCGGCAGGACTTCCAGGGCGCCGTCTCCATAGACCTGTTCGCCTGCCTTGGCCCGTTTTTTCATGATGGCAAACATGAGTTCCTGTTTGCGCATACGGGCGGCATTGTCGATTTCGAGGCTGCTGGCCATGTCGACCAGTTGGGAAACATGGAGGGACTTGAGTTCAGATAGATGCATAATGTCGTTAATAAAAAGCGTGTCACCAGGATCTGGTGTGTATAAACAAGGTGTGAATAACAGGTAAGGTTGTCTGTGGGAGGCCGTACGGCCAGATGATGAACCCGTCAAGGGAGTGGCGGCACGATGTGTGCCGCCGGCTTCTTACAGATTACTGTCGATAAATTCTTTTAATTGTCCTTTGGAAAGCGCACCGACTTTCTGTGCGGCCAGTTGTCCGTTTTTGAAAAGAATCAGGGTGGGGATGCCTCTGACACCAAATTTGGATGCAATTTGCTGATCCTTGTCGACATCCATTTTGGCTACCGTGATTTTTCCACCGTATTCTGCAGCGACTTCATCCAGGATCGGCGCAATCATCTTGCACGGGCCACACCAGGCAGCCCAAAAGTCAACCAGAACAGGTTTGTCGGATTTTAACACGTCTGCTTCAAATGACGCATCGCTGGTATTGATAATATTATTTGCCATGATTTCCTCGGAATGAGAAGGAAACGCGCCGGACAGGAAAAATCCCTGTCCGTTTCAAAGAGGCACCGCCTTGCCGACTGGTACCGACCCTGCCGGATAGCCTTGTATGAATGTTGTTTAATATCATGCGGCTGTGCTTAACTATTCAGATGATACATCGAATTTGCCTAAAAATGTATGCTGTTTGCCTGTTGAATACATAAAAGAAGTGAAAATTGTTGCAAATATGGCATACACACACTCATGCTACGTGTTTTTCGGAGTGAAAAAATGAGAATGCACAAATTATCGCGATATTTTTCTTTGTTGGCTGCGACACTCCCTAGCCGTTTTCTCCGTTTTTTTCCACAGCGGGCACTGACGGCGTTTCAGCAGATTTAACGGTTTCTTCTGCCGCTTTTGCTTCGACAGGCGGCTCTACCTCAGCAGCAGGTTTCACTTCAGTGGCAGGCGGCATTGCTTTTGCTTCAGCAAGGGGTTCGACCGGCACGGTAGCCTGTTGCAGTCCTCCGCCTAAAGAGCGATAGAGATCGACCGTGTTGATGAGGCGGTCAAGACGTGCCTGTACCAGTGTCTGCTCCGCGGCAAAATGCTGTCTTTCCGCATCCAGTACATCGAGTGAACTGGCAATGCCATTGTCATAGCGGGCGCGGGAAAGCATGAGGCGTTCCGATTCTGCGGTCAGCACGGCGGCCTGCGCAGTAACCTGCTCATTGAAAAGCCCCCTGGCTATCAGGGCATCTGCTACTTCGCGGAAGGCTACCTGGATGGTTTTTTCATACTCGGTTATGGCGATATTCTTGCGGGCTTCTGCCAGATCAAGGTTGGCAATGTTTCTGCCGGCATCAAAGATCGGCAGGAGAATCTGCGGTGTGAAAGTCCATGCGCTGGAGCCGGCATCAAAAAGTCCGGAGAGGGTATTGCTTGCCGTACCGCCAAATGCGGTCAGGGTGATTCGCGGGAAAAAAGCTGCCCGTGCCGCGCCGATGTTGGCGTTGGCTGATCTCAACTGGTTTTCATACTGGCGAATATCCGGGCGGTTTGCCAGCAGGTCAGATGGCAGCCCTGCCGGAATTTCCATGAGGATTTCATTGTCGGAAAAGTCTTTTTGCGCGGGCAGATTATCGATTTTCTTTCCGCCGATCAGGACGGTCAGCGCATTTTCCATCTGGGCTCGCTGCCGTTCGAGTGTGACGACAGATACGCGGGCATTGTGCATGAGGGTTTCATACTGCCGGAGTTCCAGTGCGGATGAGGCACCGACTTCAAAGCGTTTTTCCGTCAGCTCGTAAGTGCTTTTGTATGCCTTATAGGATTTTTGTGCCAGATCACGCTGTTTGGCAAGTGCTCTTTCCGTCAGATAGGTTTTACAGACCTCGGATACCAGGCTGATGTGTGCACTGCGCTGGGCTTCTTCCGTCGCGAAGTACTGGTAGAGCGCGGCGTCGGAAAGGCTTTTTACCCGGCCAAAGAAATCAATCTCAAAGGCGGCCAGCCCGAGCCCGACCTGATAATTGCCGGTGTTGGCATAGCCCGGTGTACCGGCAATGGAACCCGGTGTCTTGGAGCGCTGGGCCTGACCTTCCGCATTGATATTGGGCAGGCGCTCGGACCATTGAATGTTGTATTGCGCCCTGGCTTCTTCGATACGAAGGGTGGCTACCCGCAGGTCGCGGTTATTTTCAATGGCCGCTGCGATCAATACCTGCAGGCGGGGGTCCCGGACAAATTCCGCCCAGCCTATTTCAGGCGCGGGAATCGTGCCTTCGGCTACCGCGGCGTGTTCCGGCCAGGTACCTTCTACAGGCGCCTCAGGCCGCTCGTAAGTCGGCGCCATGCTGCAGCTGGTCAACATACCGGCAGCCATCAGGGCAAATGCACATTTTCTGAGCCTTGTCATTCTTTGTTTTCCTTGTCATTCCTGTTGTTGTCAGTTTC encodes:
- a CDS encoding efflux transporter outer membrane subunit; the protein is MTRLRKCAFALMAAGMLTSCSMAPTYERPEAPVEGTWPEHAAVAEGTIPAPEIGWAEFVRDPRLQVLIAAAIENNRDLRVATLRIEEARAQYNIQWSERLPNINAEGQAQRSKTPGSIAGTPGYANTGNYQVGLGLAAFEIDFFGRVKSLSDAALYQYFATEEAQRSAHISLVSEVCKTYLTERALAKQRDLAQKSYKAYKSTYELTEKRFEVGASSALELRQYETLMHNARVSVVTLERQRAQMENALTVLIGGKKIDNLPAQKDFSDNEILMEIPAGLPSDLLANRPDIRQYENQLRSANANIGAARAAFFPRITLTAFGGTASNTLSGLFDAGSSAWTFTPQILLPIFDAGRNIANLDLAEARKNIAITEYEKTIQVAFREVADALIARGLFNEQVTAQAAVLTAESERLMLSRARYDNGIASSLDVLDAERQHFAAEQTLVQARLDRLINTVDLYRSLGGGLQQATVPVEPLAEAKAMPPATEVKPAAEVEPPVEAKAAEETVKSAETPSVPAVEKNGENG
- the trxA gene encoding thioredoxin TrxA; translated protein: MANNIINTSDASFEADVLKSDKPVLVDFWAAWCGPCKMIAPILDEVAAEYGGKITVAKMDVDKDQQIASKFGVRGIPTLILFKNGQLAAQKVGALSKGQLKEFIDSNL
- a CDS encoding HDOD domain-containing protein; translated protein: MSVIEHHILNKLSATRLPTISQVLVKLLSLCQDDRASITELAKLIWQEPTMAQKILSVANSSAYIHTGPHVRLETGLIAMGTDMVRMLVINESIFQNFRGLSRNVRLDLRAFWHHSLTTAMIAYNAAKHMGYDHDDNAYLAGLMHDIGRLALMTVAPEKYASLFYRRDDEALCIQESHSLGLTHAMAGAWLVRYWKLDPAIAESIELHHEPFDRITDAPTLVRVVHLANQLAYCDEENPMIEALAARYGLELSTALEIMSNVREHVQKSADYLGIDISDIEPVPEEPASLPPLADQADMNQEILSLLNSAEFGRFFIRQTSQTHLQNAAILAACNILKLNHALLFWHSPAEDKYSCVATDTPSHKLLGISVPAHDSSVLRETATNRQPAFISSIDELTMAAEKNLALLIGDTHWVMIPVSDASRSLGVLFGSLSHEQLDTLKQQKWLIKNFVEQFILAWHRLQETKKHIQQEVMLVEEKYRHLSRASSREADSPVAIVRNYLHVLNQKLEKQGSQQNATTVLKEEITRLEQIIHDMVAPSGETAVTDLATLVPGVIQQFRDAHPAVIITEHRPDAGKTSLVRAPDNLLKQILVNLLRNAVIAIKDDGEIIITYEGHKERDGTLYYALKVGYRESGMPVQRTKGRHPLQNAALKKQQEEQDMGIVYSLLNQIHALIGSHSDINGTIFDILIPAYAPLTPKI
- the rho gene encoding transcription termination factor Rho, producing MHLSELKSLHVSQLVDMASSLEIDNAARMRKQELMFAIMKKRAKAGEQVYGDGALEVLPDGFGFLRSPDASYMASTDDIYISPSQIRRFNLHTGDSIEGEVRTPKDGERYFALVKVDKVNGAPPEASKNKILFENLTPLHPDEPLHLEREMHANENITGRIIDMIAPIGKGQRGLLVASPKSGKTVMLQHLAHAITDNHPEVILFVLLIDERPEEVTEMQRSVRGEVVASTFDEPATRHVQVAEMVLEKAKRLVEMKKDVVILLDSITRLARAYNTVAPASGKVLTGGVDANALQRPKRFFGAARNIEEGGSLTIIATALVETGSRMDDVIYEEFKGTGNMEVHLERRLAEKRVYPSINLNKSGTRREELLIKPEILQKIWILRKLLYDMDEIEAMEFILDKMRSTKTNADFFDMMRRGG